The following coding sequences lie in one Sulfuricurvum sp. genomic window:
- a CDS encoding response regulator transcription factor, translating into MLQALMVEDDPDITTLLVNYLKNYGIAVNAVSTPMAGLNLLDTDHFDLIILDLTLPQMDGLELCKAIRLKTDIPILISSARSDINDKIIGLEYGADDYLPKPYEPRELIARIKSVLRRYRPTLEKKNKLFILNEHEQTITFNGVPLSLTRAEYELLSLFILHPNQTLSRDFLSNNSEAISWESSARTIDVIISRLRQKIEKDPKNPRFIHSVRGSGYRFSG; encoded by the coding sequence ATGCTTCAAGCATTAATGGTCGAAGACGACCCGGACATTACGACACTGCTCGTTAACTATTTGAAAAACTACGGTATCGCCGTAAATGCCGTCTCTACGCCTATGGCAGGGCTTAATCTGTTAGATACGGATCATTTTGATCTCATTATTTTGGATTTAACTCTGCCGCAAATGGATGGATTGGAATTGTGCAAAGCGATCCGTCTCAAAACGGACATTCCCATTCTGATTTCAAGTGCCAGAAGTGATATCAACGATAAAATTATCGGGCTCGAATACGGTGCAGACGACTACCTTCCAAAACCGTATGAACCGCGTGAACTTATTGCACGGATTAAAAGCGTATTACGCCGTTATCGACCGACTCTGGAGAAAAAAAACAAGCTTTTTATTTTGAATGAGCATGAACAAACCATTACCTTTAACGGTGTTCCGCTGTCCCTTACTCGAGCTGAATACGAACTGTTATCCCTCTTTATTCTCCATCCCAATCAAACGCTTAGCCGTGATTTCCTCTCAAACAATTCTGAAGCGATTTCATGGGAAAGCTCTGCTCGCACTATTGATGTGATCATCAGTCGTTTACGACAAAAAATAGAAAAAGACCCAAAAAATCCCCGCTTCATCCACTCCGTACGAGGCAGCGGGTATCGTTTTTCCGGATAA